The following proteins are co-located in the Lagenorhynchus albirostris chromosome 2, mLagAlb1.1, whole genome shotgun sequence genome:
- the LOC132514426 gene encoding histone H2A type 2-A-like — MNLLAVKRGYFAVPVAVMSGRGKQGGKTRAKAKSRSSRAGLQFPVGRVHRLLRKGNYAERVGAGAPVYMAAVLEYLTAEILELAGNAARDNKKTRIIPRHLQLAIRNDEELNKLLGKVTIAQGGVLPNIQAVLLPKKTESHHKAKGK; from the coding sequence ATGAATTTGTTAGCCGTTAAACGGGGGTATTTTGCAGTGCCAGTGGCTGTCATGTCTGGTCGTGGCAAACAAGGAGGCAAGACTCGCGCCAAGGCCAAGTCGCGGTCGTCCCGCGCAGGTCTGCAGTTCCCGGTGGGGCGAGTGCACCGCTTGCTGCGCAAAGGTAACTACGCCGAGCGGGTGGGAGCCGGCGCGCCGGTGTACATGGCGGCAGTCCTCGAGTACCTGACCGCGGAAATCCTGGAGCTGGCGGGCAACGCGGCCCGAGACAACAAGAAGACGCGCATCATTCCTCGTCATCTGCAGTTGGCCATTCGTAATGACGAGGAGCTGAACAAGCTGTTGGGCAAAGTTACCATCGCCCAGGGCGGCGTCTTGCCGAACATTCAGGCCGTGTTGCTCCCCAAGAAGACGGAGAGCCACCACAAGGCGAAGGGCAAGTGA
- the LOC132514424 gene encoding histone H3, giving the protein MARTKQTARKSTGGKAPRKQLATKAARKSAPATGGVKKPHRYRPGTVALREIRRYQKSTELLIRKLPFQRLVREIAQDFKTDLRFQSSAVMALQEASEAYLVGLFEDTNLCAIHAKRVTIMPKDIQLARRIRGERA; this is encoded by the coding sequence ATGGCCCGTACAAAGCAGACTGCCCGCAAGTCGACCGGTGGCAAGGCCCCGCGGAAGCAGTTGGCCACCAAGGCGGCCCGCAAGAGCGCGCCGGCCACTGGCGGCGTCAAGAAGCCGCACCGCTACCGGCCGGGCACCGTGGCCCTGCGGGAGATCCGGCGCTACCAGAAGTCGACCGAGCTGCTGATCCGTAAGCTGCCCTTCCAGCGGCTGGTGCGCGAGATCGCGCAGGACTTCAAGACCGATCTGCGCTTCCAGAGCTCGGCCGTGATGGCGCTGCAGGAGGCGAGCGAGGCCTACTTGGTGGGGCTGTTTGAAGACACGAACCTGTGCGCTATCCACGCCAAGCGCGTGACTATCATGCCCAAAGACATCCAGCTGGCCCGCCGCATCCGCGGGGAGCGGGCTTAA
- the LOC132514423 gene encoding histone H2B type 2-E-like, with the protein MPEPAKSAPASKKGSKKAVTKAQKKDGRKRKRSRKESYSIYVYKVLKQVHPDTGISSKAMGIMNSFVNDIFERIAGEASRLAHYNKRSTITSREIQTAVRLLLPGELAKHAVSEGTKAVTKYTSSK; encoded by the coding sequence ATGCCTGAGCCGGCAAAATCCGCCCCGGCGTCCAAGAAGGGCTCGAAGAAAGCTGTCACCAAAGCCCAGAAGAAGGACGGCAGGAAGCGCAAGCGCAGCCGCAAGGAGAGCTATTCCATCTATGTGTACAAGGTACTGAAGCAAGTGCACCCGGACACCGGCATCTCGTCTAAGGCCATGGGCATCATGAACTCGTTCGTCAACGACATCTTCGAGCGCATCGCGGGCGAAGCGTCGCGCCTGGCGCATTACAACAAGCGCTCGACCATCACCTCCCGGGAGATCCAGACGGCCGTGCGCCTGCTGCTGCCCGGCGAGCTGGCCAAGCACGCCGTGTCTGAGGGCACCAAGGCGGTCACCAAGTACACCAGCTCCAAGTGA
- the LOC132514419 gene encoding histone H2A type 2-A: protein MSGRGKQGGKTRAKAKSRSSRAGLQFPVGRVHRLLRKGNYAERVGAGAPVYMAAVLEYLTAEILELAGNAARDNKKTRIIPRHLQLAIRNDEELNKLLGKVTIAQGGVLPNIQAVLLPKKTESHHKAKGK from the coding sequence ATGTCTGGTCGTGGCAAACAAGGAGGCAAGACTCGCGCCAAGGCTAAGTCGCGGTCGTCCCGCGCAGGTCTGCAGTTCCCGGTGGGGCGAGTGCACCGCTTGCTGCGCAAAGGTAACTACGCCGAGCGGGTGGGAGCCGGCGCGCCGGTGTACATGGCGGCAGTCCTCGAGTACCTGACCGCGGAAATCCTGGAGCTGGCGGGCAACGCGGCCCGAGACAACAAGAAGACGCGCATCATTCCTCGTCATCTGCAGTTGGCCATTCGTAATGACGAGGAGCTGAACAAGCTGTTGGGCAAAGTTACCATCGCCCAGGGCGGCGTCTTGCCGAACATTCAGGCCGTGTTGCTCCCCAAGAAGACGGAGAGCCACCACAAGGCGAAGGGCAAGTGA